In a single window of the Mugil cephalus isolate CIBA_MC_2020 chromosome 6, CIBA_Mcephalus_1.1, whole genome shotgun sequence genome:
- the lama3 gene encoding laminin subunit alpha-3, translating into MQWNTHFLCVAAWLGLLYFAQICPSTQKHPKCGHDRRSPIQQKRHSMKKFCDPSFSNQTAGAITQKCSSGFYRERDRPLRGQCVPCSCNGLSNECDEHTGNCVNCQFNSTGDRCERCKEGYHGNAANRTCLACPCPSTQNNFALACMDVGSGVVECLCKRGYSGATCERCALGYYGNPMVHGDTCKPCNCKNSSLNFCDAQTGECVTAGNSSCGDHCHECDSCDLALLVDLEKMGDSLVWVKQQLQNISRGPASISRLNKLNASVSEINTPDGRYGNAVRQMDPKVEELEAPVDVVRYNLGQLTDESFDTASHLEKVIQFVTETKLKANNLLTEAEDLVLASQDLMRQLSEVKPVDSVSLSENQKSRMVEEAQPILQEMRERGCTVHRDKAGGELQEAHKLLDFIKNNMTAPGENSQADSLTSSHSSLRDVTGLLSNAEDAVDRTHGLNLKSSTTLQQLQRDQAQLQRDQSTLLLASEMTGDLLKNITDIFPMLAQRKEELENRAAQMDGAQMEVFKKLNSIFQITTKVDSVTRAEEHAEELNGVAIELQQVLHDAFDSTELFSRTEPCKAVETAETDANKSREAADQAATTVKERDLTVWAKLLKDNSTHLWTQANNAQSQLRTLSHTVDALEDHVNKRKEKGATLRVNISTVSDNIKKIKRDDTKVLIESVKTAASAANSTVSNIKERLRYISLEVEGITSTNVSVIKDNMLTDTDQALKSFNGALPDLIVKLVRVEALGRKTSPSANMTESIRRIKDIIEETRNFVNRLSLATTFNGKGHVELHPPENLEDIKAFTAVDLLLNRHPSHPSKADRRRKRRQDRHRDANFFVFYLGNKDASGDYVGMAIRRAMLICVYKLGGVVHEVETSQITVTSINSANFDRVIFHRVYQDVEVNITQNFTSEQPVSLPPTLNLPDTTTGVLDLHPGSVVFYVGGYPEDFTPPVELRFPKYRGAMKLSFVNDNPVCLFNYKHAVNMEAKQPAAKIPRTEVSDYYEGTGYRMVFIKKPDMKRRLLFKFHTRSQETNALLFYIGDEDSFFCVFVERGLLVLQGQQAGEELRVQSAERVSLMDKQIAVRIADKFTVHCGRTQISTNYIKTNYRSYYIGGLPVHLRQRHNITAPPLRGCVDHLNEDAQAAEYNKTIGVSDGCPASLLGVRTATLYSALSMDSLFAGDEGPLRVSLGFRSTDSQGILLKSGSQGSASVRDLQLSLDDGFVVFNSYNYILKSDKRYSDGAWHYISAAARSTGLELSIDNINVIQRQSPEVKLRGGKFKGCIANLYARRPGQSFIPTDLSSLSQMGESVLGQCSLHPPHHTELSTKPPLKRPQTHQPIQAPAGSPCRHQGNRDEYQLFEAHSWLSYRLPQQDLNHRPHFSLDLKTNSSKGLILHVAGRGVVPVLALYMANGKIKMSLGQNRIIQHKQKSNDWNWHRVEFSVEFGTFHLLVDGFRVSDGHLPNKEGASLDLHKPVYLGGDPQRRTTKGHDIPTNSVLGCMRDFRMNEVAIGAPEASHKTLPCLDGLTETGTYFGGGHIVLDNYFTVGPHFVLTFELRPRYLTGLLFHVQSDNKSLNVFLMENKVGVKVNDGNGVVSVSVAPRKSLCDGKFHVVTVSKQRKVLKLEVDSVSRQKEGPVTSTPPSAALESLYIGGMTNKNRAPVSSPFVGCLRNVKLDERSVSFEAESRVVGPVSIAGCPAR; encoded by the exons ATGCAGTGGAATAcacattttctctgtgttgCAGCGTGGTTGGGTTTGCTCTACTTTGCTCAGATTTGTCCCTCCACTCAGAAGCATCCAAAGTGTGGGCATGACAGACGCTCTCCGATCCAACAGAAGAGACACAGCATGAAAAAGTTTTGTGATCCTTCCTTCAGCAACCAGACAGCAGGTGCTATCACTCAG AAGTGCAGCTCCGGTTTTTACAGAGAGCGGGACAGGCCACTCAGGGGTCAGTGTGTGCCATGTAGCTGCAACGGACTCTCCAATGAGTGTGACGAGCATACGGGGAACTGTGTG AATTGTCAGTTCAACTCTACCGGGGACCGCTGTGAGAGGTGTAAGGAGGGTTACCATGGAAATGCAGCCAACAGGACCTGCCTTGCCTGTCCTTGTCCATCCACGCAGAACAA TTTTGCATTGGCCTGCATGGATGTCGGCTCAGGGGTGGTTGAATGTTTGTGTAAACGCGGTTACAGTGGAGCCACATGTGAGAG atGTGCGCTTGGTTACTATGGAAATCCAATGGTACACGGAGACACCTGCAAACCCTGCAACTGTAAGAACAGCAGCTTGAACTTTTGTGATGCTCAAACCGGAg AGTGTGTCACAGCTGGAAACAGCAGCTGTGGCGATCACTGCCATG AATGTGACAGCTGTGATCTTGCTTTGCTGGTTGACTTAGAGAAGATGGGCGACAGCTTGGTTTGggtgaagcagcagctgcagaacaTCAGTCGTGGTCCAGCGTCAATCTCCAGGCTGAACAAGCTGAACGCCAGCGTTTCTGAAATCAAT ACTCCAGATGGGAGGTATGGCAATGCCGTAAGACAAATGGATCCAAAGGTTGAGGAACTGGAAGCACCTGTCGATGTTGTCAGATATAACTTGGGGCAACTGACTGATGAG AGTTTTGACACTGCATCACATCTGGAGAAGGTCATTCAATTTGTGACTGAAAcaaagctaaaagctaacaaCCTTCTCACCGAAGCTGAAGATCTCGTCTTAGCAAGTCAAG ATTTGATGAGGCAGCTAAGCGAGGTGAAACCTGTAGATTCAGTCTCTCTTTCTGAAAATCAGAAAAGCAGGATGGTGGAGGAGGCTCAGCCCATCCTGcaggaaatgagagagagaggctgcacTGTTCACAGGGATAAAGCTGGCGGTGAGCTGCAGGAAGCACATAAAT TGCTGGACTTTATCAAGAACAACATGACAGCTCCAGGAGAGAACAGCCAGGCTGACTCTCTGACGTCCTCACACTCTTCTCTGAGGGATGTGACTGGGCTGCTGTCAAATGCAGAGGACGCAGTCGACAGGACACATGGTCTCAACCTGAAGAGTAGTACAACCCTACAACAGCTACAG CGTGATCAAGCTCAGCTACAGAGAGATCAAAGCACACTCCTTCTTGCCTCTGAAATGACTGGGGATTTGCTGAAGAACATTACTGACATATTTCCAATGCTTGCACAAAGGAAagaa GAATTGGAGAATCGTGCAGCTCAGATGGACGGTGCCCAGATGGAAGTCTTTAAAAAGTTAAACAGCATCTTTCAAATTACGACAAAGGTGGATAGCGTCACCAGGGCTGAGGAGCATGCAGAGGAGCTCAACGGAGTAGCAATAGAATTACAACA AGTGCTTCATGATGCTTTCGACAGCACTGAGCTGTTCTCAAGAACAGAACCATGTAAGGCTGTCGAAACAGCAGAGACGGACGCTAATAAGTCCAGAGAGGCTGCTGATCAAGCTGCAACG ACCGTGAAGGAGAGAGATCTCACCGTCTGGGCCAAACTGCTGAAGGATAACTCGACTCATTTGTGGACACAAGCCAACAACGCTCAGAGCCAACTCAGAA CACTTTCACACACGGTGGACGCCCTGGAAGATCACGTGAataagagaaaggaaaaaggagcCACACTGAGAGTTAATATTTCAACGGTTAGCGACAACATCAAAAAGATCAAAAGAG atGACACAAAGGTCCTGATAGAGTCTGTGAAAacagctgcctctgctgctaACTCCACGGTCAGCAATATAAAAGAAAGATTGAGGTATATCAGCCTGGAAGTGGAAGGGATTACATCAACCAATGTCAGTGTGATTAAAGACAATATGTTGACTGACACTGACCAGGCTT tgaagAGCTTTAACGGAGCACTTCCTGATTTGATTGTCAAGCTTGTGCGAGTCGAGGCTCTCGGTCGGAAGACGTCTCCCAGCGCTAACATGACAGAAAGCATCAGGAGAATCAAGGACATTATTGAGGAGACCAGAAACTTTGTTAACAGG CTCTCTCTTGCCACCACTTTCAATGGAAAGGGTCACGTCGAGCTTCATCCTCCAGAAAACCTCGAGGACATAAAAGCATTTACAGCTGTCGATCTGCTTCTTAATCGCCATCCCAGCCACCCCTCAAAGGCCGATCGCAGACGAAAGCGACGCcaggacagacacagagatgcCAACTTCTTTGTTTTCTACCTTGGTAACAAGGAT gcTTCTGGAGATTACGTTGGGATGGCAATTAGGAGAGCGATGCTGATTTGTGTCTATAAGTTGGGTGGAGTCGTTCATGAGGTGGAAACCAGCCAAATAACAGTCACCAGCATTAACTCCGCCAACTTTGACAGGGTTATCTTTCATAG AGTTTACCAAGACGTTGAAGTTAACATTACACAGAACTTCACGTCAGAGCAGCCGGTCAGCCTCCCCCCCACACTTAACCTTCCCGACACAACGACCGGCGTGCTCGACCTTCACCCAGGCAGTGTCGTTTTCTACGTGGGCGGCTATCCTGAGGACTTTACT CCTCCGGTGGAGCTGCGTTTCCCTAAATACAGAGGAGCCATGAAACTTTCTTTTGTCAACGACAACCCCGTCTGCCTTTTCAACTACAAGCATGCCGTCAACATGGAGGCAAAGCAGCCCGCTGCTAA GATTCCCCGGACAGAGGTGTCTGATTATTACGAGGGAACGGGTTACCGCATGGTGTTCATAAAGAAGCCAGACATGAAAAGGAGGCTGCTGTTCAAGTTTCACACACGCAGCCAAGAAACAAATGCCTTGTTATTCTACATTGGGGATGAA GactcttttttctgtgtgtttgtggagagaGGCCTCCTGGTGCTTCAAGGACAACAAGCAGGTGAAGAGCTCAGGGTTCAAAGTGCTGAAAGAGTCTCTCTAATG GACAAACAGATTGCAGTCCGTATTGCCGACAAATTTACTGTGCACTGTGGACGAACACAGATCTCCACAAActacattaaaacaaactacAGGAGCTATTACATTGGAGGTCTGCCAGTACATCTAAGACAGAG ACACAACATCACAGCGCCACCTCTCAGAGGATGTGTGGATCACTTGAATGAAGATGCCCAGGCCGCTGAGTACAACAAGACGATTGGTGTCAGTGATGGATGTCCAGCCTCCTTACTG GGCGTTCGAACAGCAACACTGTATTCAGCATTGTCCATGGACTCCCTGTTTGCCGGGGATGAAGGTCCCCTCAGGGTCTCTCTGGGCTTCAGGAGCACGGACAGCCAAGGTATTCTTCTCAAGAGCGGCTCTCAG GGCTCCGCCTCGGTCCGTGACCTCCAGCTGTCCCTGGATGATGGTTTTGTAGTGTTTAATAGTTATAATTACATCCTGAAGTCAGATAAAAGGTACAGTGATGGTGCCTGGCACTACATTTCTGCAGCTGCGAGGTCAACAGG GTTGGAGCTAAGCATTGATAACATAAATGTAATTCAAAGACAATCACCAGAGGTCAAGCTTCGAGGAGGAAAATTCAAGGGCTGCATTGCTAACCTGTATGCAAGGAG ACCCGGGCAGAGCTTTATACCCACTGATCTCAGCTCATTATCGCAAATGGGAGAGAGTGTCCTCGGTCAGTGCAGTCTGCACCCCCCACATCACACTGAGCTTTCAACAAAACCTCCTCTGAAAAGGCCCCAGACACACCAACCT ATTCAGGCTCCAGCAGGCAGTCCGTGTAGACACCAAGGAAACCGGGATGAGTACCAGCTCTTCGAGGCACACAGCTGGCTCAGTTACAGGCTGCCGCAACAGGACCTCAATCACAG GCCTCACTTCTCTCTTGACCTCAAGACCAATTCGTCCAAAGGGCTGATCCTCCATGTAGCAGGGAGAGGAGTCGTACCCGTGCTGGCTCTGTACATGGCCAACGGCAAGATCAAGATGTCACTGGGGCAAAACAGAATCATCCAGCACAAGCAGAAGAGCAACGACTGGAACTGGCACAGA GTTGAGTTCAGCGTGGAGTTCGGCACTTTTCATTTGCTGGTTGATGGTTTTCGTGTGAGTGACGGTCACTTACCCAACAAGGAGGGGGCGTCTTTAGACCTGCACAAGCCTGTGTATCTGGGAGGTGACCCACAACGCAGAACCACTAAA GGCCACGACATTCCCACGAACAGTGTTCTCGGCTGTATGCGGGATTTCAGAATGAATGAGGTTGCCATTGGTGCACCTGAGGCCAGCCACAAAACCCTGCCCTGTCTCGACGGGCTCACAGAGACGGGGACGTACTTTGGTGGAGGTCACATTGTCTTAG ATAACTATTTCACTGTTGGCCCTCACTTTGTGTTGACCTTTGAGCTGCGCCCTCGGTACCTGACGGGTCTCCTCTTCCACGTtcaaagtgacaataaaagcCTGAACGTGTTCTTAATGGAAAACAAG GTCGGTGTCAAAGTGAACGATGGTAATGGtgttgtcagtgtttctgtggCTCCTCGTAAAAGCCTCTGTGATGGAAAATTCCATGTGGTTACAG TTTCCAAGCAGCGCAAAGTGCTAAAACTAGAGGTGGACTCAGTGTCCAGGCAAAAAGAAGGCCCCGTCACGTCCACACCTCCCTCTGCAGCGCTGGAGTCACTTTACATCGGAG ggatgacaaataaaaaccgAGCCCCCGTGTCCTCGCCGTTCGTGGGCTGCTTGCGAAATGTGAAGCTTGATGAAAGGTCTGTTTCATTTGAGGCAGAGTCCAGGGTGGTCGGCCCTGTGAGCATCGCTGGATGTCCTGCACGTTAA